The following are encoded together in the Arcticibacterium luteifluviistationis genome:
- a CDS encoding 3-keto-disaccharide hydrolase translates to MKSISYRLLFISLLAISCQNQTTESSVSLFDGETFNGWEGDTLNTWRIEDGVIIGGNLNEMVPHNDFLCTTTTYDNFHLKLKIKLTGSEGFVNSGIQFRSERLKEPAHEMTGYQADWGENYWAGLYDESRRNVTLIAPDSTEVLTWIKPNDWNDYEIKAEGKRIRLYINGHQSVDYTEKDDSIPQSGLIGLQIHGGAKAEAAFKDVFITRL, encoded by the coding sequence ATGAAGTCAATTTCCTACCGCCTTCTTTTCATTTCTTTGTTGGCCATTTCTTGTCAAAATCAAACGACAGAAAGCAGCGTCTCACTTTTTGACGGTGAAACCTTTAATGGTTGGGAAGGCGACACATTGAACACTTGGCGAATAGAAGACGGGGTGATTATTGGTGGCAACCTAAATGAAATGGTGCCTCATAATGACTTTTTGTGTACCACTACCACCTACGACAACTTCCACCTAAAACTTAAAATAAAGCTTACCGGTAGTGAGGGTTTTGTCAACTCAGGTATTCAGTTTAGAAGCGAGAGACTTAAAGAGCCAGCCCATGAAATGACTGGCTATCAAGCAGATTGGGGCGAAAACTACTGGGCAGGGCTCTACGACGAATCTAGAAGAAATGTAACACTCATAGCTCCCGACTCTACCGAAGTACTCACGTGGATAAAACCAAACGACTGGAACGACTATGAAATAAAAGCAGAAGGCAAAAGAATCAGACTATACATCAACGGCCACCAATCAGTAGATTACACCGAAAAAGACGATAGCATTCCACAGTCAGGTTTAATAGGTCTACAAATTCACGGTGGAGCCAAAGCCGAGGCCGCTTTTAAAGATGTTTTCATTACAAGACTTTAA
- a CDS encoding PVC-type heme-binding CxxCH protein yields the protein MKKLIFLFSLVLIIPELKAQTVNREYTLEASMLGYFAKDGTRNPTLKANKGDLVKITITNTETMTHDIAMDKLGIKSNTLNEKGSSTSITFTAVDSDTYYCTVPGHRAAGMVGKFEVVEGDLNLPKVIGSLPTKDGRPLNLNFETGTLQDWTAEGEAFKNPVFVQNPSPVHDADMSIGGEGKYFLSSGGTLHHDLKGTLASTSFTVTAPYAAFSISGGALADTRVELVLKDNEEIVFSSTGQGRSNLQPVVVDLRSYFREEIFIRIIDNETGVSPISYIGKDKWAHINIDNFLFYSERPNFTNELNKEDIIIMPPLDPILNSGLSGLEAVKAMTPPEGFTITLAAAEPEVIRPICFTIDPKGRLWVVEGHTYPTPAAKGEGKDRILILEDTNGDGTLDKKKVFMEGLNLVSGIEIGMGGLWLGAAPNFLFVPINPETDKPAGPPQILLDGWGTQDTHEVLNSFRWGPDGWLYGTHGLFTHSEVGKPNTQDAERVKMNGGVWRYHPTRNEFEVFAHGTSNPWGLDFNNYGHPFITVCVIPHMFHVIQGARYQRQAHKHFNPYTYDDIKTIADHVHYLGNRGPHAGNFRSAAAGGGHAHSGAMIYLGGSNWPEKYHNNIFMNNINGAKMNVDELSRKGSGYVASHQKDFMGMNDSWSQWLNFKYDASGSVWAIDWYDQNQCHSPNPDVHDKSLGRIFKITYKGDQWVQVDLSKATDMELVNYQLHENEWYVRTARTLLQERGGSPEIYKALKNILKTNPDTSKKLRALWVLYVTNGISEKELNTLLTHKDENLRSWAIQLLTEKKTVSKTTLGLFEAMAKKDKSPLVRLYLTSGMLRLDPSQRWQVMEALIQKGEDADDQNLPLMYWYATEPLAELDAARALALSEKAKVPKMLNYMVKRVGAINTEASKEALKNLSEKWSKSGFHEHHEEMMLIKELLN from the coding sequence ATGAAAAAACTAATATTTCTCTTTTCATTGGTGCTGATAATACCAGAACTAAAAGCTCAAACAGTAAACCGCGAATACACTCTAGAAGCCTCCATGCTAGGCTATTTCGCTAAAGACGGGACACGAAACCCAACCTTAAAAGCCAACAAAGGAGATTTAGTAAAAATCACAATTACAAACACTGAAACCATGACCCACGACATCGCCATGGATAAACTCGGCATAAAAAGTAACACCTTAAACGAAAAAGGAAGCAGCACTAGCATCACTTTTACGGCTGTCGATAGCGACACATATTACTGTACTGTTCCAGGTCATAGGGCAGCTGGAATGGTAGGTAAGTTTGAAGTAGTAGAGGGAGACTTAAACCTTCCAAAGGTTATAGGAAGTCTGCCAACTAAAGATGGTAGACCGTTAAACCTAAACTTTGAAACAGGCACATTACAAGATTGGACAGCAGAGGGTGAAGCATTTAAAAATCCAGTTTTCGTACAAAACCCATCACCCGTTCATGACGCAGACATGAGCATAGGAGGTGAAGGGAAATACTTTTTGAGCAGTGGCGGTACATTACATCATGACCTTAAAGGCACTTTGGCATCCACTTCTTTTACCGTTACAGCTCCTTATGCGGCTTTCAGTATCTCTGGAGGTGCATTGGCAGATACCCGTGTAGAACTGGTTTTGAAAGACAATGAAGAAATAGTTTTCAGTTCTACTGGGCAAGGTCGTTCGAATTTACAACCCGTAGTAGTGGATTTACGGTCATATTTCAGAGAAGAAATATTTATCAGAATTATTGATAATGAAACTGGCGTATCGCCAATTTCTTACATCGGTAAAGACAAATGGGCTCACATAAACATTGATAATTTCCTTTTTTATTCAGAACGCCCAAACTTCACCAACGAACTTAATAAAGAGGACATCATCATTATGCCACCACTTGACCCTATTCTTAATTCAGGTTTGTCTGGATTAGAAGCCGTTAAGGCTATGACTCCTCCTGAGGGTTTTACCATTACTTTGGCGGCAGCCGAACCAGAAGTCATCAGACCCATCTGTTTCACCATTGACCCTAAAGGCAGGCTTTGGGTGGTGGAAGGACACACCTACCCTACTCCAGCAGCTAAAGGAGAGGGCAAAGACAGAATATTGATTTTAGAAGATACCAATGGAGACGGTACTTTGGACAAAAAGAAGGTCTTTATGGAAGGACTAAACTTAGTTAGTGGCATTGAAATAGGCATGGGTGGACTTTGGTTAGGAGCTGCTCCTAATTTCCTTTTTGTGCCCATAAATCCTGAAACTGACAAACCTGCGGGTCCGCCGCAAATATTGCTAGACGGATGGGGAACGCAAGACACACACGAAGTACTAAACAGCTTTAGATGGGGACCAGATGGCTGGCTATATGGTACACATGGACTTTTCACACATTCTGAAGTTGGCAAACCGAACACGCAAGATGCCGAACGCGTCAAAATGAATGGCGGTGTTTGGCGATATCATCCCACTCGTAACGAATTTGAGGTATTTGCTCATGGCACCAGTAATCCATGGGGACTTGATTTCAATAATTACGGACATCCTTTTATTACCGTTTGCGTGATTCCACACATGTTTCATGTCATTCAAGGTGCCAGATACCAACGTCAAGCTCACAAACACTTTAACCCTTATACTTATGACGACATCAAGACCATTGCCGACCATGTGCATTATTTAGGCAACAGAGGCCCACATGCAGGCAATTTCAGGTCGGCGGCGGCTGGCGGAGGGCACGCTCATTCTGGTGCTATGATATACCTTGGCGGGAGTAATTGGCCTGAGAAGTATCATAATAACATCTTCATGAATAACATAAATGGAGCAAAAATGAATGTGGACGAACTGAGCAGAAAGGGCTCAGGATATGTGGCTTCGCATCAAAAAGACTTTATGGGCATGAACGATTCTTGGTCGCAGTGGCTCAATTTTAAATACGACGCCAGCGGCTCTGTATGGGCCATAGACTGGTATGACCAAAACCAATGTCACAGCCCAAACCCTGATGTGCACGACAAAAGCTTAGGACGAATTTTCAAAATAACTTACAAAGGAGACCAATGGGTCCAAGTAGACTTGTCAAAAGCCACAGACATGGAATTAGTCAACTATCAACTGCACGAAAACGAGTGGTATGTAAGAACAGCACGTACACTTTTACAAGAACGTGGCGGCAGTCCAGAGATTTATAAGGCACTAAAAAACATCCTTAAAACTAATCCAGATACTTCAAAAAAACTCAGAGCCTTATGGGTTCTTTATGTGACCAATGGCATTTCAGAAAAAGAGTTAAATACACTGCTTACGCACAAAGATGAAAACCTTAGAAGCTGGGCTATTCAATTATTGACCGAAAAGAAAACGGTTTCTAAAACAACTTTAGGCCTTTTTGAAGCCATGGCAAAAAAGGATAAGTCTCCACTGGTAAGGCTTTATTTAACTTCAGGAATGCTCAGGCTGGACCCTAGCCAAAGATGGCAAGTGATGGAAGCCTTAATTCAAAAAGGAGAAGATGCCGATGACCAAAACTTACCACTTATGTATTGGTATGCTACAGAACCTTTAGCAGAATTAGACGCCGCCAGAGCCTTAGCCCTATCCGAAAAAGCCAAAGTGCCGAAAATGCTAAACTACATGGTCAAACGCGTGGGAGCCATCAATACCGAAGCATCAAAAGAAGCTCTTAAAAACCTAAGCGAAAAATGGTCAAAATCAGGCTTTCATGAGCATCATGAAGAAATGATGTTGATTAAAGAGCTACTGAATTAA
- a CDS encoding polysaccharide deacetylase family protein, which translates to MSKNLIALFLLFLSFNISAQEQEFKWPEGKQMALSLTWDDARPSQVQIGTDILNKYDTKATFYVLPGPVYDQLGGWKQAVKDGHEIGNHSYNHPCSGNFLWARKNALEEYSEEKMELEFEASNEKITQMLGVTPTQFAYPCGQTFIQRGTETKSYVPLVANKFKSGRTWLDEVPNDPAYCDLYQLTGVEMDGKSFEEILAIIDAARKDGLWLVLAGHEIDKGGLQTTKTKTLEKLLKYLSETDAIWVAPVGAITEYVRANRELE; encoded by the coding sequence ATGTCTAAAAACCTTATTGCCTTATTCCTTCTATTTCTAAGTTTTAACATTAGTGCTCAAGAACAAGAGTTCAAATGGCCAGAAGGCAAACAAATGGCACTTAGCCTTACTTGGGATGACGCCCGACCAAGCCAAGTGCAAATTGGAACAGACATTTTAAATAAATATGATACCAAAGCGACCTTCTATGTTTTACCTGGTCCCGTATATGACCAACTAGGCGGCTGGAAACAAGCTGTAAAAGATGGTCATGAGATAGGAAACCACAGTTATAATCACCCTTGTTCTGGTAATTTTTTATGGGCTCGTAAAAATGCTTTAGAAGAATACAGCGAAGAAAAAATGGAGTTGGAATTTGAGGCTTCCAATGAAAAAATAACTCAAATGCTAGGAGTTACCCCTACACAATTTGCCTACCCTTGCGGTCAGACATTTATTCAGCGAGGTACAGAAACTAAAAGTTATGTTCCGCTTGTGGCAAATAAATTTAAGTCTGGTAGAACATGGCTTGACGAAGTTCCTAACGACCCAGCATACTGCGATTTATACCAATTAACGGGTGTAGAAATGGATGGAAAAAGCTTTGAAGAAATCCTAGCTATCATTGATGCTGCAAGAAAAGATGGACTTTGGCTTGTTTTAGCTGGTCATGAAATTGACAAAGGCGGACTACAAACCACCAAAACAAAAACACTAGAAAAACTCCTAAAATACCTAAGCGAAACAGACGCTATTTGGGTAGCACCTGTAGGAGCGATTACCGAGTATGTTAGGGCTAATAGGGAATTGGAGTGA